The following proteins are co-located in the Solenopsis invicta isolate M01_SB chromosome 7, UNIL_Sinv_3.0, whole genome shotgun sequence genome:
- the LOC105193502 gene encoding C-type lectin 37Da isoform X2, with amino-acid sequence MKIILLLFVVAVFASAQRITTIQLDGIQYFVSRMNPYSPELNYFLAYQYCRSLGLQLASFETKEKADTMTQYLKNAGYTKYDFWTSGNKLGTDMFLWMSTGLPFNVTFDYMLKRPGNRPADVPPGTEPQRVARESGDSGSADGCVAMVAPTLAWEAQDCTLVKDFICEQTRCYYYNYGSIPVSATQG; translated from the exons ATGAAGATCATCCTGTTGCTCTTCGTCGTCGCGGTCTTTGCTTCAG CCCAAAGGATCACGACGATCCAGCTGGATGGCATACAGTACTTTGTGTCGCGAATGAATCCCTACAGTCCGGAACTGAATTACTTCCTGGCGTATCAGTACTGCCGCTCCCTGGGCCTCCAGTTGGCATCTTTCGAGACAAAAGAGAAGGCCGACACGATGACGCAATACCTGAAGAACGCCGGTTACACGAAATACGACTTTTGGACCTCCGGCAACAAGTTGGGTACCGACATGTTTTTATGGATGAGCACGGGACTGCCGTTCAACGTCACCTTCGACTATATGCTGAAGCGACCTGGCAACAGACCCGCGGACGTCCCACCCGGCACCGAACCCCAAAGAGTGGCGCGTGAAAG CGGCGACAGCGGCAGCGCGGACGGATGCGTCGCGATGGTGGCACCTACGTTAGCCTGGGAGGCGCAGGATTGCACTCTCGTGAAGGACTTTATCTGCGAGCAAACAAGATGCTACTACTACAACTACGGCAGCATTCCAGTCTCCGCGACTCAGGGGTAA
- the LOC105193502 gene encoding uncharacterized protein LOC105193502 isoform X1 gives MKIILLLFVVAVFASAQRITTIQLDGIQYFVSRMNPYSPELNYFLAYQYCRSLGLQLASFETKEKADTMTQYLKNAGYTKYDFWTSGNKLGTDMFLWMSTGLPFNVTFDYMLKRPGNRPADVPPGTEPQRVARESGDSGSADGCVAMVAPTLAWEAQDCTLVKDFICEQTRCYYYNYGSIPVSATQGNHRPYITTTSAPASDDQASDDGIDSTNIDDHHHSDIEAQSEQEGTSSEVDTSADEKLSEDPVVSRLITTAAPASGNQQQQQQQQQQHNTGTTASATSVFEDGNEREPTAVGELDDIRPDHIPDIASLFTGHVAVASQARKDSVFDGLETREVLRPSVSRPVVSPASSSFSSEMKMEHRESPDYGDLTAETELPNNGLEDAHTIGPYDSVQDYVNDQPVDAAPSSADSAMMKDQDDDSSTILPEAEPAYRYNIKVRTNGKVLDPPSK, from the exons ATGAAGATCATCCTGTTGCTCTTCGTCGTCGCGGTCTTTGCTTCAG CCCAAAGGATCACGACGATCCAGCTGGATGGCATACAGTACTTTGTGTCGCGAATGAATCCCTACAGTCCGGAACTGAATTACTTCCTGGCGTATCAGTACTGCCGCTCCCTGGGCCTCCAGTTGGCATCTTTCGAGACAAAAGAGAAGGCCGACACGATGACGCAATACCTGAAGAACGCCGGTTACACGAAATACGACTTTTGGACCTCCGGCAACAAGTTGGGTACCGACATGTTTTTATGGATGAGCACGGGACTGCCGTTCAACGTCACCTTCGACTATATGCTGAAGCGACCTGGCAACAGACCCGCGGACGTCCCACCCGGCACCGAACCCCAAAGAGTGGCGCGTGAAAG CGGCGACAGCGGCAGCGCGGACGGATGCGTCGCGATGGTGGCACCTACGTTAGCCTGGGAGGCGCAGGATTGCACTCTCGTGAAGGACTTTATCTGCGAGCAAACAAGATGCTACTACTACAACTACGGCAGCATTCCAGTCTCCGCGACTCAGGG AAATCACAGGCCCTACATCACGACCACCTCGGCGCCAGCCAGCGACGACCAAGCGAGTGATGATGGAATCGACAGCACCAACATCGACGATCACCACCATTCGGATATCGAGGCTCAGAGCGAGCAAGAAGGGACATCATCGGAAGTGGACACGTCCGCGGACGAGAAACTATCGGAGGACCCGGTCGTCAGCAGGCTAATTACCACGGCCGCTCCCGCATCTGGcaatcagcagcagcagcagcagcagcagcagcaacacaACACGGGTACGACGGCATCGGCGACGTCAGTGTTCGAGGACGGTAACGAGCGCGAGCCCACGGCCGTCGGCGAGCTGGACGATATCAGACCGGATCACATCCCGGACATCGCGAGCCTCTTCACTGGGCACGTCGCCGTGGCGTCTCAAGCGCGCAAGGACAGCGTCTTCGACGGTCTCGAGACTCGCGAAGTCCTGCGGCCGTCGGTCTCCCGTCCCGTCGTTTCCCccgcctcctcctccttctcgtCGGAGATGAAGATGGAGCATCGCGAGTCCCCCGATTACGGCGACCTGACCGCGGAGACTGAACTACCGAACAACGGCCTCGAGGACGCCCACACGATTGGCCCGTACGACAGCGTACAGGATTACGTCAACGATCAGCCGGTGGACGCGGCGCCGTCATCGGCGGACTCGGCGATGATGAAGGACCAGGACGACGACAGCAGCACGATCCTGCCAGAAGCGGAACCGGCCTACAGGTACAACATCAAAGTGCGCACCAACGGCAAAGTATTAGACCCTCCGTCCAAGTAA